One genomic segment of Musa acuminata AAA Group cultivar baxijiao chromosome BXJ3-3, Cavendish_Baxijiao_AAA, whole genome shotgun sequence includes these proteins:
- the LOC135632826 gene encoding uncharacterized protein LOC135632826 isoform X7, with the protein MKSLWSMKRVASWIDISHHKSLGGSLCRRRWLWSRFMPQSTYSPVKGLYLSGGVGTGKTMLMDLFFNQLPSNWRKKRIHFHDFMLNVHSRLQMHKGVADPLEVVAAEISDESILLCLDEFMVTDVADALILNRLFCHLFSNGVVLVSTSNRAPDQLYEGGLQRDLFLPFIETLKERCVIHEISSSTDYRKMGSAENGYYFIGKKYSGLLREKFHQLIGAEKPGPQVVEVVMGRKLQVPLGANGCAYFPFEDLCDRPLGAADYFGLFSELAPLLFCINYMQFVVYFGITLIIVLENIIFPIACFDFFQNYCAEKFHTLALEGVPKFGIHNRTAAYRFVTLVDVMYENKARLLCTAEASPVELFERIVTVIDAQKIYPRSSSRSKKTDDIDLCVDNELGFAKDRTISRLTEMNSKEYLEQHEANVKDNKTPQK; encoded by the exons ATGAAGAGCTTGTGGAGCATGAAGAGAGTTGCCAGTTGGATAGATATAAGTCATCACAAAAGTCTGGGAG GATCATTATGCAGGAGGAGGTGGCTATGGTCCCGTTTTATGCCTCAGTCTACTTATTCACCAGTTAAAGGGCTGTATCTTTCTGGAGGAGTAGGCACTGGAAAAACAATGCTTATGGATTTGTTTTTCAATCAATT GCCATCTAATTGGAGGAAGAAAAGAATACACTTTCATGATTTTATGTTGAATGTACATAGCCGGCTACAG ATGCACAAAGGGGTAGCAGATCCACTTGAAGTTGTTGCAGCAGAGATTTCAGATGAGTCCATTCTACTATGCCTTGATGAATTTATG GTAACTGATGTTGCTGATGCTTTGATATTAAATCGGCTTTTTTGCCATTTGTTCAGCAATGGTGTG GTTCTTGTCTCCACTTCCAATCGTGCTCCAGACCAGCTCTATGAAGGTGGTTTGCAAAGGGACCTATTTTTACCTTTTATTGAAACCTTGAAG gaaaggtgTGTAATTCATGAAATTAGCTCTTCAACGGACTACCGAAAGATGGGTTCT GCAGAGAATGGCTACTATTTTATCGGGAAGAAGTACTCTGGACTCCTAAGAGAGAAGTTTCATCAGTTAATAGGAGCAGAGAAACCTGGCCCGCAAGTTGTTGAAGTTGTAATGGGACGAAAGTTGCAG GTCCCACTCGGAGCTAATGGATGTGCATATTTTCCTTTTGAGGATCTTTGTGACAGACCTTTGGGGGCAGCAGACTACTTTGGATTGTTCAGTGAGCTAGCTCCACTCCTCTTCTGCATCAATTACATGCAATTTGTAGTATACTTTGGCATAACACTCATTATTGTGCTGGAAAACATAATATTTCCTATAGCCTGCTttgatttttttcaaaattattgtGCAGAGAAGTTCCATACACTTGCACTTGAAGGAGTTCCCAAGTTTGGGATCCACAACAGAACTGCAGCGTATAGGTTTGTCACATTGGTTGAT GTGATGTATGAGAATAAAGCCAGATTGTTGTGCACGGCAGAAGCATCTCCTGTTGAGTTATTTGAAAGAATTGTGACAGTCATAGATGCCCAGAAAATTTATCCACGGTCTTCTTCACGGTCTAAGAAAACTGATGATATTGATCTTTGCGTTGACAATGAGCTAGGATTCGCCAAAGACCGCACCATCAGCAG ATTAACAGAGATGAATAGCAAAGAGTATTTGGAGCAACATGAAGCCAATGTGAAGGATAATAAGACCCCACAAAAGTAG